One Kitasatospora sp. NBC_01266 genomic window carries:
- a CDS encoding AMP-dependent synthetase/ligase: MRELSTPPLAQPAVGGLADSVYETAELNPALVQLSRRAGGSGRWVPVTAAAFRDQVLGLAKGLLARGVRFGDRVALMSRTRYEWTLFDYALWSIGAIPVPVYPTAAPEQVRWILAETDAVACVVENEDHAMTVGAVCDALPRLTGIWQLDQGCVRTLTAEGTGVPESLVHRQRTAVTAESIATVIYTSGTTGRPKGCLLSHGNFTAEADNLLACWGPVFSDRTEEQATTLLFLPLAHVYARVVQVAALRGGIRLGHQSELGAEVLLPALAAFRPTFLLTVPYVFEKLYASARRSAENAGRGELFGQAEEIALRWAEATEQRGLGHGSGPGPALRIRHLAYDRMVYQKIRAALGGRVRSVMCGGSTLRRELGLFFAGAGMTVYEGYGLTESTAAITANPPERPKFGTVGRPIPGAEVAIADDGEVWVRGGGVFGGYLNHPRCTAESLREGWLATGDLGSLDEDGYLTITGRKKEVIVTSSGKNLAPTALEDRVQAHPLVAHCVVVGDNRPYVAALITLDPKALEHWHLSHRRAPADELTALADPELHAEIQRAVAGANTAVSRAESIRAFRLLPGGFTVEQGLLTPSLKLRRQAIAQWYAADIEALYTP, from the coding sequence CTGCGCGAGCTGAGCACCCCGCCGCTGGCGCAGCCTGCGGTCGGCGGGCTGGCCGACTCGGTCTACGAGACGGCCGAACTCAACCCCGCGCTGGTCCAGTTGTCCCGCCGAGCGGGCGGCTCGGGGCGCTGGGTGCCGGTCACCGCGGCCGCCTTCCGGGACCAGGTGCTGGGCCTGGCCAAGGGCCTGCTGGCCCGCGGCGTCCGGTTCGGCGACCGGGTCGCGCTGATGTCCAGGACCCGGTACGAGTGGACGCTCTTCGACTACGCGCTCTGGTCGATCGGCGCGATCCCGGTGCCGGTCTACCCGACCGCCGCCCCCGAACAGGTGCGCTGGATCCTCGCCGAGACCGACGCGGTGGCCTGCGTGGTGGAGAACGAGGACCACGCGATGACCGTCGGCGCGGTCTGCGACGCGCTGCCCCGGCTGACCGGGATCTGGCAGCTCGACCAGGGCTGCGTGCGCACCCTGACCGCCGAGGGCACCGGCGTGCCGGAGAGCCTGGTGCACCGTCAGCGCACGGCGGTCACCGCCGAGTCGATCGCCACCGTGATCTACACCTCCGGCACCACCGGGCGCCCCAAGGGCTGCCTGCTCAGCCACGGCAACTTCACCGCCGAGGCGGACAACCTGCTGGCCTGCTGGGGCCCGGTCTTCAGCGACCGGACCGAGGAGCAGGCCACCACCCTGCTCTTCCTGCCGCTGGCCCATGTCTACGCCCGGGTGGTGCAGGTGGCCGCGCTGCGCGGCGGGATCCGGCTCGGGCACCAGTCGGAACTCGGCGCCGAGGTGCTGCTGCCCGCGCTGGCCGCGTTCCGGCCCACCTTCCTGCTCACCGTCCCCTATGTCTTCGAGAAGCTCTACGCCTCGGCCCGGCGCAGCGCCGAGAACGCGGGGCGCGGCGAACTCTTCGGCCAGGCCGAGGAGATCGCGCTGCGCTGGGCCGAGGCCACCGAGCAGCGGGGCCTGGGCCACGGGTCGGGCCCGGGGCCCGCGCTGCGGATCCGCCACCTGGCCTACGACCGGATGGTCTACCAGAAGATCCGGGCCGCGCTGGGCGGCCGGGTGCGCAGCGTGATGTGCGGCGGCTCGACGCTCCGCCGCGAACTCGGCCTCTTCTTCGCGGGCGCCGGGATGACCGTGTACGAGGGCTACGGGCTGACCGAGTCCACCGCGGCGATCACCGCCAACCCGCCCGAGCGCCCCAAGTTCGGCACGGTCGGCAGGCCGATCCCGGGCGCGGAGGTGGCGATCGCGGACGACGGCGAGGTCTGGGTACGCGGCGGCGGCGTCTTCGGCGGCTACCTCAACCATCCGCGCTGCACCGCCGAGTCGCTGCGCGAGGGCTGGCTGGCCACCGGCGACCTGGGCTCGCTGGACGAGGACGGATACCTGACCATCACCGGGCGCAAGAAGGAGGTGATCGTCACCAGCAGCGGCAAGAACCTCGCACCGACCGCCCTGGAGGACCGGGTCCAGGCGCATCCGCTGGTGGCGCACTGCGTGGTGGTGGGCGACAACCGCCCGTACGTGGCGGCGCTGATCACCCTGGACCCGAAGGCGCTGGAGCACTGGCACCTGTCGCACCGGCGGGCCCCGGCGGACGAGTTGACGGCACTGGCCGACCCGGAGCTGCACGCGGAGATCCAGCGCGCGGTGGCCGGTGCCAACACCGCCGTCTCGCGGGCCGAGTCGATCCGCGCGTTCCGGCTGCTCCCGGGCGGCTTCACGGTCGAACAGGGCCTGCTGACGCCCTCGCTCAAGCTGCGCCGGCAGGCGATCGCCCAGTGGTACGCGGCCGACATCGAGGCGCTCTACACGCCCTGA
- a CDS encoding GTP-binding protein: protein MDSEHSRSSDGSSAFLPWRTSDGAPTIALKILVAGGFGVGKTTLVGAVSEIRPLRTEERLSELGRPVDDTSAVAAKRTTTVAMDFGRIDLRPGLALYLFGTPGQDRFWFVWDELASGALGAVVLADTRRLADCFPSVDFFEQRGIPFVIAVNCFEGTEVFAVEDVRAALDLDQGVPVVLCDARRRADGKEVLIQLVRHAADRRTERR from the coding sequence ATGGACTCCGAGCACTCTAGATCCTCTGATGGATCATCAGCCTTCCTGCCCTGGCGCACTTCTGACGGTGCGCCGACCATCGCGTTGAAGATCCTGGTGGCCGGCGGCTTCGGGGTCGGCAAGACCACCCTGGTCGGCGCGGTCAGCGAGATCCGCCCGCTGCGCACCGAGGAACGGCTGAGCGAGCTGGGCCGCCCGGTGGACGACACCAGTGCCGTGGCCGCCAAGCGCACCACCACGGTGGCGATGGACTTCGGGCGGATCGACCTGCGTCCCGGGCTGGCGCTCTACCTCTTCGGCACGCCGGGCCAGGACCGGTTCTGGTTCGTCTGGGACGAGTTGGCGAGCGGCGCGCTCGGTGCGGTGGTGCTGGCGGACACCCGCCGACTGGCCGACTGCTTCCCGTCGGTGGACTTCTTCGAGCAGCGCGGGATCCCGTTCGTGATCGCGGTGAACTGCTTCGAGGGCACGGAGGTCTTCGCGGTGGAGGACGTCCGGGCCGCGCTCGACCTCGACCAGGGCGTGCCGGTGGTGCTCTGCGACGCGCGGCGGCGCGCGGACGGCAAGGAGGTGCTGATCCAACTGGTGCGTCACGCGGCCGACCGACGGACCGAGCGCCGGTGA
- a CDS encoding roadblock/LC7 domain-containing protein: protein MTAMTQPSGDLNWLLDDLVGRVASLRHAVILSSDGLATGASQGLEREDAEHLAAVAAGFHSLAKGAGRHFGVGGVRQTMVELDEAFFFITAAGDGSCLAVLSDADSDIGQIAYEMALLVKRVGEHLAAEPRHPAG, encoded by the coding sequence ATGACCGCAATGACCCAGCCGTCCGGCGACCTCAACTGGCTTCTGGATGACCTGGTAGGACGGGTGGCGTCGCTGCGGCACGCCGTCATCCTCTCCAGCGACGGCTTGGCCACCGGAGCGTCGCAGGGCCTGGAGCGGGAGGATGCCGAGCACCTGGCCGCCGTCGCCGCCGGGTTCCACAGCCTGGCCAAGGGCGCGGGCCGGCACTTCGGCGTCGGCGGCGTGCGGCAGACCATGGTCGAGCTGGACGAGGCGTTCTTCTTCATCACCGCCGCCGGTGACGGGAGTTGCCTGGCGGTGCTGAGTGACGCGGACTCCGACATCGGTCAGATCGCCTACGAGATGGCACTGCTGGTCAAGCGGGTCGGGGAGCACCTCGCCGCCGAACCACGGCATCCGGCCGGATGA
- a CDS encoding sensor histidine kinase: MRLRSSSIRAKIIALLLVPIVALVGLWAYATLVTTSDFWNQLNVASTYRAFGAPVDQVVLDLQDERRAAVVLLARPQAADVQNDYLNTQKTTDQDLALLEQKATGPGSGRLSGTERARLQDLLNATGLLTSLRGQVSEQSISWGFAITQYSGLILPAFNFRSAFVSEQSGQLPREGTILIELTRAREYLSQQDAAMEGLLASPGPTLLQEQEVLDPMHDQEALFEVYIGELDQPDQGDYQALQSGEDWQALDLADREFESASEPADAVASINEPSWHTTADHILDDLSQENSQLADSLGASATAAAMGMLWRGAIAGLVGLLAIVLSVVVSLRVGRGLVRELIGLRNAAHELAGVRLPSVMQRLRDGQPVDIAAEAPELSFGDAEIGQVGRAFNLVQHAAVRAAVEQAELRRGVSAVFVNLARRSQVLLHRQLTLLDTMERRTEDPAELEDLFKLDHLTTRMRRHAEGLIILSGGSPGRAWRKPVRMVDVVRAAVGEVEDYARVIVRPFPSTGLLGSAVADVTHLIAELVENAAVFSPPQTQVTVQGEVVAHGFALEIDDRGLGLSEPALAEINQRLEVEQAFDLTDTDRLGLFVVSRLARRHGIRVSLRASPYGGTTAVVLIPRELLAEVPGGSAMPGAVRGGAPGVGAAPVPRQRDLVAVAGGVKSRAGEPRRAAQQRAITGPQPAGAEPARTPGGLPRRRAAGGPVLVPAPGGTGRHRRQGTDPDGASALADPAGPAGVVEAEAAPSGGRSARSGPVAGGLLPRRVRQANLAPQLKESTAREAGDHGGDPQAARERSPEEARATFSSFQRGFSRGRAVPPAGTLSPAAAAPAAAAPAGPGALSPGTPAAVGPPPFDGRPPRPDARRALAAPPVPPALPAAPRPAPPAPAEGPDR; encoded by the coding sequence ATGCGTCTGCGCAGCAGCTCGATCCGCGCGAAGATCATCGCGCTGCTCCTCGTGCCCATTGTGGCGCTTGTGGGCCTCTGGGCCTATGCCACCTTGGTCACCACCAGCGACTTCTGGAACCAGCTGAACGTGGCCTCGACCTACCGGGCCTTCGGCGCCCCGGTCGACCAGGTGGTCCTCGACCTGCAGGACGAGCGCCGGGCCGCGGTGGTGCTGCTGGCCCGACCGCAGGCCGCGGACGTGCAGAACGACTACCTCAACACGCAGAAGACCACCGACCAGGATCTCGCGCTGCTGGAGCAGAAGGCGACCGGCCCCGGCTCCGGACGCCTCAGCGGCACCGAGCGGGCCCGGCTGCAGGACCTGCTGAACGCGACGGGCCTGCTGACCTCGCTGCGCGGCCAGGTCAGCGAGCAGTCGATCAGCTGGGGCTTCGCGATCACCCAGTACAGCGGCCTGATCCTGCCGGCCTTCAACTTCCGGTCCGCCTTCGTCAGCGAGCAGAGCGGCCAACTGCCGCGCGAGGGAACGATCCTGATCGAGCTGACCCGGGCCAGGGAGTACCTCTCGCAGCAGGACGCGGCGATGGAGGGGCTGCTCGCCAGCCCGGGGCCGACCCTGCTCCAGGAGCAGGAGGTGCTCGACCCGATGCACGACCAGGAGGCGCTCTTCGAGGTCTACATCGGCGAGTTGGACCAGCCCGACCAGGGCGACTACCAGGCGCTGCAGAGCGGCGAGGACTGGCAGGCGCTGGACCTCGCCGACCGCGAGTTCGAGAGCGCCAGCGAACCGGCCGACGCGGTGGCCAGCATCAACGAGCCGAGCTGGCACACCACCGCCGACCACATCCTCGACGACCTCTCCCAGGAGAACAGCCAGCTGGCCGACTCGCTCGGCGCCAGCGCCACCGCCGCCGCGATGGGCATGCTGTGGCGCGGGGCGATCGCCGGTCTGGTCGGACTGCTGGCGATCGTGCTGTCGGTGGTGGTCTCGCTGCGGGTCGGCCGCGGACTGGTGCGCGAGCTGATCGGGCTGCGCAATGCCGCCCACGAACTGGCCGGTGTCCGGCTGCCCTCGGTGATGCAGCGGCTGCGCGACGGCCAGCCGGTGGACATCGCCGCCGAGGCGCCCGAACTGAGCTTCGGCGACGCGGAGATCGGGCAGGTCGGCCGGGCCTTCAACCTGGTGCAGCACGCCGCCGTGCGGGCCGCGGTGGAGCAGGCCGAACTGCGGCGCGGGGTCTCGGCGGTCTTCGTCAACCTGGCCCGGCGCAGCCAGGTGCTGCTGCACCGCCAGTTGACCCTGCTCGACACCATGGAGCGGCGCACCGAGGACCCGGCGGAGCTGGAGGACCTGTTCAAGCTCGACCACCTGACCACCCGGATGCGCCGGCACGCCGAGGGTCTGATCATCCTCTCCGGCGGCTCGCCCGGGCGGGCCTGGCGCAAGCCGGTGCGGATGGTCGACGTGGTGCGCGCGGCGGTCGGCGAGGTGGAGGACTACGCGCGGGTCATCGTGCGGCCGTTCCCCAGCACCGGGCTGCTCGGCAGCGCGGTCGCCGACGTCACCCACCTGATCGCCGAACTGGTCGAGAACGCCGCGGTGTTCTCGCCGCCGCAGACCCAGGTGACGGTGCAGGGCGAGGTGGTGGCGCACGGCTTCGCGCTGGAGATAGACGACCGCGGGCTCGGGCTGAGCGAGCCCGCGCTGGCGGAGATCAACCAGCGCCTGGAGGTCGAGCAGGCCTTCGACCTGACCGACACCGACCGGCTCGGGCTCTTCGTGGTCAGCCGGTTGGCCCGGCGGCACGGGATCCGGGTGAGCCTGCGGGCCTCGCCGTACGGCGGGACCACGGCGGTGGTGCTGATACCCCGGGAGCTGCTGGCGGAGGTGCCGGGCGGCAGTGCGATGCCCGGTGCCGTGCGTGGGGGTGCGCCCGGGGTCGGCGCCGCTCCGGTGCCGCGGCAGCGGGATCTGGTCGCCGTGGCGGGTGGGGTGAAGTCGCGGGCCGGCGAGCCCAGGCGCGCCGCGCAGCAGCGGGCGATCACCGGACCGCAGCCGGCCGGCGCCGAGCCGGCCCGGACGCCCGGCGGACTGCCGAGGCGGCGGGCGGCCGGCGGGCCGGTGCTGGTGCCAGCGCCCGGCGGAACGGGGCGGCATCGGCGCCAGGGTACGGATCCTGACGGTGCATCAGCTCTGGCCGATCCGGCCGGTCCCGCTGGTGTGGTCGAGGCCGAGGCGGCGCCGAGCGGTGGCCGGTCGGCCCGGTCCGGGCCGGTGGCCGGCGGACTGCTGCCGCGCCGGGTGCGACAGGCCAATCTCGCACCGCAGTTGAAGGAGTCGACCGCGCGGGAGGCCGGCGACCACGGGGGCGACCCGCAGGCCGCGCGTGAGCGCTCACCGGAGGAGGCGCGGGCCACCTTCAGCTCCTTCCAGCGCGGCTTCAGCCGGGGCCGGGCCGTGCCGCCGGCCGGAACCCTGTCGCCCGCCGCAGCCGCGCCCGCCGCGGCCGCGCCCGCCGGTCCCGGCGCGCTGTCGCCGGGCACACCCGCGGCGGTCGGGCCGCCGCCGTTCGACGGCCGGCCACCCCGGCCGGACGCCCGCCGCGCGCTGGCGGCACCCCCTGTACCCCCGGCTCTGCCGGCTGCTCCACGCCCAGCACCACCCGCACCTGCGGAAGGACCTGATCGATGA
- a CDS encoding winged helix-turn-helix domain-containing protein: protein MSSSSSATLTAPAATPHLRAVRSVSAAPSAAERRHPAPGAAIPLPPTLLPIGHAQLAGYEQSAMPSALLGALPEGAAVVATLPQSSLPQSLLAQYGAQLGLPGGAVQPLVGYLVLVPAEPAATGLAPAAVPAAVPAAAPVAFAAPVLPAAGTGGRGARSAARGISVDPERRSAHVDGELLDLTYLEFELLAHLTQHPQRVHTRDQLVSAVWGYGHVGDGRTVDVHVARLRRKLGAAHRDSIVTVRRVGYKYTPITQS, encoded by the coding sequence ATGTCTTCCTCCTCCTCGGCCACCCTGACCGCCCCCGCCGCCACCCCGCACCTGCGGGCCGTCCGCTCGGTCTCCGCCGCGCCGAGCGCCGCCGAGCGCCGGCACCCGGCGCCCGGCGCGGCGATCCCGCTCCCACCGACCCTGCTGCCGATCGGCCACGCCCAGCTGGCCGGGTACGAGCAGTCGGCCATGCCTTCCGCACTGCTCGGCGCGCTGCCGGAGGGTGCCGCCGTCGTCGCCACGCTGCCGCAGTCATCCCTGCCGCAGTCGCTACTCGCCCAGTACGGAGCCCAGTTGGGCCTGCCGGGCGGGGCGGTTCAGCCGCTGGTGGGTTACCTGGTGCTGGTGCCGGCCGAGCCGGCGGCCACCGGCCTGGCGCCCGCTGCCGTGCCGGCCGCCGTGCCCGCCGCCGCCCCGGTGGCGTTCGCCGCTCCGGTGCTGCCGGCGGCCGGCACGGGCGGGCGCGGCGCTCGCTCGGCCGCGCGCGGCATCAGCGTCGACCCGGAGCGGCGCAGCGCCCACGTCGACGGCGAGCTGCTCGATCTCACCTACCTGGAGTTCGAGTTGCTCGCCCACCTGACCCAGCACCCGCAGCGCGTGCACACCCGCGACCAGTTGGTCTCCGCTGTCTGGGGCTACGGCCACGTCGGCGACGGCCGCACGGTTGATGTCCATGTCGCCAGGCTGCGCCGCAAGTTGGGTGCGGCACACCGGGACAGCATCGTCACCGTACGGCGGGTCGGCTACAAGTACACGCCGATCACGCAGAGTTGA
- a CDS encoding chitinase has protein sequence MERAQLPPASATPTAPTGRHRRRRTTAVTTGLATLGLLAGALAALAGGGSALAAPVTPTDAGGALTSNWYASAPYLMPEDNSAPDAGAVMDATGQKAFQLAFILDSGGCNPAWGGTSSIDTDTTIPAVIQEIRAKGGDVSVSFGGYAGNKLGQDCGTPEATAAAEQKVITKYGLHAIDFDLEEPEYENTAAIHNEIGAAKILQANNPGLYISITTAGTTAGTGWFGTQMLNEAKSQGFTPNNYSIMPFDGGFNGGAAQVAALTAFNGILQTTFGWSAATAYAHEGVSMMNGRTDAAEYFTQADFQTVLNFATTNGLARYTFWSVNRDRQCTPVVDPGLSGSCSGVTQNPWDFTKYTVQFAGATPPTTPPVSPPPVSTPPVTPPPGNCTLPAWSASTTYTAGAKVSYNGEDYHAKWWTLNEVPSASGQYGVWADDGPC, from the coding sequence ATGGAACGCGCCCAGCTGCCTCCCGCGTCCGCCACCCCGACCGCCCCGACCGGGCGGCACCGCAGACGCCGCACCACCGCCGTCACCACCGGCCTTGCCACCCTCGGCCTGCTGGCGGGCGCCCTCGCCGCCCTGGCCGGCGGCGGCTCCGCGCTGGCCGCCCCGGTCACCCCGACCGACGCCGGCGGCGCGCTGACCAGCAACTGGTACGCCTCCGCGCCGTACCTGATGCCGGAGGACAACAGCGCCCCGGACGCCGGGGCGGTGATGGACGCCACCGGCCAGAAGGCCTTCCAGCTGGCCTTCATCCTCGACTCCGGCGGCTGCAACCCGGCCTGGGGCGGCACCTCCTCGATCGACACCGACACCACCATCCCGGCCGTGATCCAGGAGATCCGGGCCAAGGGCGGTGACGTCTCGGTCTCCTTCGGCGGCTACGCGGGCAACAAGCTCGGCCAGGACTGCGGCACCCCGGAGGCCACCGCCGCCGCCGAGCAGAAGGTGATCACCAAGTACGGGCTGCACGCGATCGACTTCGACCTGGAGGAGCCGGAGTACGAGAACACCGCGGCGATCCACAACGAGATCGGCGCGGCGAAGATCCTCCAGGCGAACAACCCCGGGCTCTACATCTCGATCACCACCGCCGGGACCACCGCCGGCACCGGCTGGTTCGGCACCCAGATGCTGAACGAGGCCAAGTCGCAGGGCTTCACGCCGAACAACTACTCGATCATGCCGTTCGACGGCGGGTTCAACGGCGGCGCCGCCCAGGTCGCCGCGCTGACCGCGTTCAACGGCATCCTGCAGACCACCTTCGGCTGGAGCGCGGCCACCGCCTACGCCCACGAGGGCGTCTCGATGATGAACGGGCGCACCGACGCGGCCGAGTACTTCACCCAGGCCGACTTCCAGACCGTGCTCAACTTCGCCACCACCAACGGGCTGGCCCGCTACACCTTCTGGTCGGTCAACCGGGACCGGCAGTGCACGCCGGTGGTCGACCCCGGGCTGTCGGGCTCCTGCTCCGGCGTGACGCAGAACCCGTGGGACTTCACCAAGTACACCGTCCAGTTCGCCGGGGCGACCCCGCCCACCACGCCGCCCGTCTCGCCGCCGCCGGTCTCCACCCCGCCGGTCACTCCGCCCCCGGGCAACTGCACGCTGCCGGCCTGGAGCGCGAGCACCACGTACACCGCCGGTGCCAAGGTCTCGTACAACGGGGAGGACTACCACGCCAAGTGGTGGACCCTCAACGAGGTCCCGAGCGCGAGCGGGCAGTACGGCGTCTGGGCCGACGACGGTCCGTGCTGA
- a CDS encoding DUF742 domain-containing protein — MTGQTPEHQPTGPAASDELASQGQWFDDEAGPVVRLFSMTRGRTRPVGEEFFDLISMISLADPGDRDPDQPEPVLDPEHHAILDLCVRGTLSVAELGSYTDLPVSIVRVLLGDLHDAGLIGVTRPVPLAELPDERLLREVINGLRAL, encoded by the coding sequence ATGACCGGGCAGACACCGGAACACCAGCCGACCGGGCCCGCCGCTTCCGACGAACTCGCCTCGCAGGGGCAGTGGTTCGACGACGAGGCGGGCCCGGTGGTGCGGCTCTTCTCGATGACCAGGGGCCGGACCAGACCGGTCGGCGAGGAGTTCTTCGACCTGATCTCGATGATCTCGCTCGCCGACCCCGGCGACCGTGACCCGGACCAGCCGGAGCCGGTGCTGGATCCGGAACACCACGCGATCCTGGACCTCTGCGTCCGGGGAACGCTCTCGGTGGCCGAGCTCGGCTCGTACACCGACCTGCCGGTCAGCATCGTCCGGGTGCTGCTCGGCGACCTGCACGATGCCGGGCTGATCGGCGTCACCCGCCCCGTTCCGCTCGCCGAACTGCCGGACGAGCGCCTGCTCCGCGAAGTGATCAATGGACTCCGAGCACTCTAG